Proteins encoded by one window of Pseudomonadota bacterium:
- a CDS encoding rhodanese-like domain-containing protein produces the protein MKRVVLASCLLLMCFSSAAYPEENNLEQYILNFSYQERKDMKIDSRELVKLIKEKKIQFIDIRFKEEFEAWRMGFAVNIPLNELPKRLNELDKNKIIVTACPHKDRATIAMVYLKTKGFKAKYLEDGLLGLAEYLRGDKAKDFVK, from the coding sequence ATGAAGAGAGTGGTATTGGCAAGCTGTTTACTATTGATGTGTTTTTCTTCGGCAGCATATCCTGAAGAAAACAATCTGGAACAATATATTTTAAATTTCAGCTATCAAGAGCGAAAAGACATGAAAATCGACAGCAGGGAACTCGTAAAACTCATAAAAGAAAAAAAGATCCAGTTTATAGACATTCGCTTTAAAGAAGAATTTGAGGCGTGGCGAATGGGGTTTGCCGTTAATATTCCGCTTAATGAACTTCCGAAACGCCTGAACGAATTGGATAAAAACAAGATTATCGTAACGGCGTGTCCCCACAAGGACCGTGCTACCATCGCCATGGTTTATCTGAAAACAAAAGGGTTCAAGGCGAAATATCTCGAAGACGGCCTCTTGGGTCTCGCGGAATATCTGCGGGGAGACAAGGCAAAGGATTTTGTAAAGTAA